The Haloterrigena turkmenica DSM 5511 genome includes the window TCTTCCGACCCGCCTCGCCCGAAAACGCGAGCGTTCCGTTCTCGTCGGGGACGCGAACCTCGGTGCTCGAGCGGCTCTGCTCGATGTCCAGTTCCGACCCCGTCACCTCGGTTCCGTTGGGGTACCAGTAGCGGACGCTGTGGATGTCGAGCGCCTGCTCGCTGAAAACGGTCGACCGGGAGAGCGAGAGCTCCTCCTGGCCGTCGAGGTCGTACACGGCGCGGAATTCGCCGCTGCTGAGCATGTTTCCGCCCTCGACGTCGATGGTGACATCGGCGTCGGACGCGTTGCCCCGCAGGTCGTCGTACTCTTGGTCTCGATCGAGTTCCTCGTCGGAAATCCCGCCGAAAACGCCCGAACAGCCGGCGGTGGTAACGAGCAACCCGACCGCGATCACCGCGAGAACGAGCCGGCGATTCATATTACGGAACGACACAGCGGAGCTCCGCCGGGAGGTACTCGCCGACGCTCGCGAGCAGTCCCGGCGGGTCGGTATCTTCGGTGCAGATCACGCTCTGTTCGAGGAGCCCCAGTCGTTCGACGGTGACGTAGTCCTGGGCGTGGCCGGCGCGGTTCAGCGTCGCCCGCACCTCGGCGCGGGTGGCGCTGTTGACATTGAGCCGACCGTCGCCGCGGGTCCAGTCGTAGAGTCGGTCTCGTTCTTCGTCGGCGAGCCGGGACGGTTCGCCCTCGCTGTCCTCGCCGGCGGCCGCCGAGCCGTAGACGAACCGCAGCGGCAGATGCTGTACCAGTCCGTACCGTTCGCGGAGCTGTTCGGGCGACCCCGGGCCGAGTCCGAGTTCGTCGGTCGGGATCCGCACGCCCTCGCCCTGTCCCGCGTCGAGAACGAAGCCGTCGTCGTCCCAGGACTCGAGGGTGCCGACGTACGTTTCGCCGGGCTCTAAGTCGGGGACGATCTCGCCGAACTCCTCGCGGAGGGCGTTGCGAGCGACGGTGGCGTCCTCGCCCTCGATCGTGACCGAGGGGAAGTCGTCGTGTCGCACGCCGAGTTCGAACTCGACTTCGAGCTCGCCGATCTCGTTGGCGACCAGCGAGCGAAGCGAGTCCAGTGCCCGCTCGCGGGCATCGCCTTCGACGTATAGTTTGGTTGCGAGTACGACCATCAGGCCTCTAGGTTGAGTTCGTCCTCGAGGGCGTCGAGGCGGTCGTCCATCGCGTTGACGAGCCGATCGTTGTCCATCGATTCCAGCGGCGAGCCACACTCGGGACACTCGAAGCCGAAGTCCATGGCCTCGCCGAACTCGAAGCGGATCGAGCAGATCTCACAGAGGTAGAACTCGT containing:
- a CDS encoding DUF2110 family protein, which translates into the protein MVVLATKLYVEGDARERALDSLRSLVANEIGELEVEFELGVRHDDFPSVTIEGEDATVARNALREEFGEIVPDLEPGETYVGTLESWDDDGFVLDAGQGEGVRIPTDELGLGPGSPEQLRERYGLVQHLPLRFVYGSAAAGEDSEGEPSRLADEERDRLYDWTRGDGRLNVNSATRAEVRATLNRAGHAQDYVTVERLGLLEQSVICTEDTDPPGLLASVGEYLPAELRCVVP
- a CDS encoding DUF5803 family protein produces the protein MNRRLVLAVIAVGLLVTTAGCSGVFGGISDEELDRDQEYDDLRGNASDADVTIDVEGGNMLSSGEFRAVYDLDGQEELSLSRSTVFSEQALDIHSVRYWYPNGTEVTGSELDIEQSRSSTEVRVPDENGTLAFSGEAGRKTFSLPAYVEGSYEVRLPEGHRTTNFLFGDVSPNGYEREIVDDEERLYWEEVEDEISVHYYLSRDVPLFIGLIGTVALIGGVGIAYYYREVKRLRKEREEMGLNVDIDDDSNDGPPPGMG